Proteins encoded by one window of Streptococcus sanguinis:
- a CDS encoding dihydrolipoamide acetyltransferase family protein produces MATEIVMPKLGLTMTEGLINNWLVKEGDTVAAGQPVLEISSEKLTSDVEAPSAGVILKIISQAGDTVPCKKVIAWIGEAGESIPGMEAEGASANQSESERGAADSGVGLAEKTVAASSNSVGNSEHGRIFITPLARKIAKEKGYDISLISGTGGNGRITRRDVENYKPETLPNQTPESSLAVLQHAGQVDYGAGLTGMRKTIAERMMNSLQASAQVTLHRKVDISRLIAFRQDMKGKVTSPLENGEISITTLLTKAVAKALKDHPQLNAWYFNGQYQEVEDIHIGIATALSDGLVVPVIRHVDKLTLADLGLAIKTEANQARKGTLDPALYSGSTFSITNLGGAGIEYFTPILNTPEVAILGVGALQTTLALDSQGQVYEQKFLPLSLTFDHQVVDGQPAAEFLASLADKLESPYDLVF; encoded by the coding sequence ATGGCTACAGAAATTGTAATGCCTAAGCTAGGCTTAACAATGACCGAAGGTTTGATAAATAACTGGCTGGTCAAGGAAGGAGACACAGTAGCTGCTGGTCAGCCTGTCTTAGAAATCAGTTCTGAAAAATTGACCAGCGATGTAGAAGCACCAAGCGCAGGAGTGATTTTAAAAATTATCAGTCAGGCGGGCGATACTGTCCCGTGCAAGAAAGTAATTGCATGGATTGGTGAAGCAGGAGAATCTATTCCAGGTATGGAAGCAGAAGGAGCCTCTGCGAACCAGTCAGAAAGTGAGCGAGGGGCAGCTGATTCAGGGGTTGGACTAGCAGAAAAAACTGTGGCAGCAAGTTCCAACTCTGTCGGAAACAGTGAACATGGACGTATTTTCATCACTCCTCTTGCCCGCAAGATTGCTAAGGAAAAAGGATATGATATTTCCTTGATTTCAGGAACGGGAGGCAATGGCCGTATTACCCGACGGGATGTGGAAAACTATAAACCAGAGACGCTTCCAAACCAAACACCTGAAAGTAGCTTAGCAGTCCTTCAACATGCTGGTCAAGTTGACTATGGTGCAGGATTGACAGGTATGCGCAAGACTATTGCAGAGCGGATGATGAATAGTCTCCAGGCATCTGCTCAGGTGACCTTGCATCGTAAGGTGGATATCAGTCGGCTGATAGCCTTTAGGCAGGATATGAAGGGTAAGGTCACTTCACCACTAGAAAATGGCGAAATCAGCATCACAACTCTGCTTACAAAGGCTGTTGCCAAGGCGTTGAAAGATCACCCTCAGCTCAATGCTTGGTATTTCAATGGTCAATATCAGGAAGTAGAAGATATTCATATTGGTATCGCGACGGCACTTAGTGATGGTTTGGTGGTTCCGGTCATTCGTCACGTGGATAAGCTAACGCTGGCTGACTTGGGCTTAGCTATCAAAACGGAAGCCAATCAAGCTCGTAAAGGAACTTTGGATCCAGCTCTTTACTCAGGTTCAACCTTCAGTATTACTAATCTCGGGGGAGCAGGAATTGAATATTTCACTCCTATCCTAAATACACCAGAAGTAGCCATTTTAGGAGTTGGTGCCTTGCAAACGACGCTGGCTCTTGATAGCCAAGGACAGGTCTACGAGCAAAAATTCCTGCCGCTCAGCTTGACTTTTGACCATCAAGTCGTAGATGGTCAGCCTGCAGCGGAATTTCTAGCCAGTTTAGCGGACAAATTGGAGTCCCCTTACGACTTGGTTTTCTGA
- a CDS encoding alpha-ketoacid dehydrogenase subunit beta: protein MARQLLFMKAINEALDQAMAKDDTVILLGEDIAGGVTVKHLEEENEDAWGGVMGVTKGLMPKYGRERVIDTPISEHGYVSASVGMALTGLRPVPELMFNDFIGFCFDAILGQGSKMRYMFGGKAKVPMTMRTMHGAGASAAAQHSGSYYGLFGSIPGIKVVVPATPYDAKGLLLASIEDDNIVIYSEDKTLYGIKGEVPEEYYTVPIGKAAVRREGTDLTIVTIGKMLYVAYEVADRLEKDGISVEVIDLRTVAPWDEETVFESVKKTGRLIIVDESNPHNNTATDIAAVVTDKCFDYLDGPVKCVCAPNVPVPFAVNLEQLYIPNADKVLTVAAELIDDLKR, encoded by the coding sequence ATGGCTAGACAACTGTTATTTATGAAAGCAATCAATGAAGCGCTGGATCAGGCAATGGCAAAAGATGATACCGTAATACTTCTGGGAGAAGATATTGCTGGCGGTGTAACAGTCAAGCACTTGGAAGAAGAAAACGAAGATGCTTGGGGTGGCGTAATGGGTGTGACCAAGGGGCTCATGCCAAAATACGGCCGAGAGCGGGTGATTGATACTCCGATTTCTGAGCACGGATACGTGTCAGCTTCTGTTGGAATGGCTCTGACTGGCTTGCGGCCAGTACCGGAGCTGATGTTCAATGACTTTATCGGTTTCTGCTTTGACGCTATTCTGGGGCAAGGATCAAAAATGCGCTATATGTTTGGCGGTAAGGCCAAGGTTCCGATGACAATGCGGACCATGCATGGGGCAGGAGCTTCGGCTGCAGCTCAACACTCGGGTTCATATTACGGTCTCTTTGGATCTATTCCTGGTATCAAGGTAGTTGTTCCAGCAACTCCGTATGATGCTAAAGGGTTACTGCTGGCTTCCATTGAAGACGATAATATCGTGATTTATTCAGAAGATAAGACTCTCTATGGTATCAAGGGAGAGGTGCCAGAAGAATATTATACAGTTCCAATTGGAAAGGCTGCTGTCCGCCGTGAGGGAACTGATCTTACTATCGTTACTATCGGTAAGATGCTCTATGTAGCTTATGAAGTAGCGGATCGATTGGAAAAAGATGGTATTTCGGTTGAAGTCATTGACTTGAGAACGGTAGCTCCTTGGGATGAGGAGACTGTCTTTGAATCAGTCAAGAAAACTGGACGACTGATTATCGTTGATGAATCCAACCCTCACAATAACACAGCGACGGATATCGCAGCTGTAGTGACTGATAAATGCTTTGATTATCTTGATGGTCCAGTAAAATGCGTCTGCGCGCCAAATGTGCCAGTGCCGTTTGCTGTGAATCTGGAACAGCTCTATATCCCTAATGCTGATAAGGTTCTGACTGTTGCTGCAGAATTGATTGACGATCTGAAGAGATAG
- a CDS encoding thiamine pyrophosphate-dependent dehydrogenase E1 component subunit alpha, whose product MSNYKDLPQQLSKTRNQSAVSELVDLKVYDATEVEVEQVSKEKAKTMYKTMWDIRNFEENTRRFFAAGQIPGFVHLYAGEEAIATGVCANLTDQDYITSTHRGHGHCVAKGGDLKGMMAEIFGKETGLGKGKGGSMHIADLDKGILGANGMVGGGFGLATGAAMRNKYLKTDSVAVCFFGDGAANEGNFHECLNMASIWKLPVIFVNENNLFAESTPQWYSSASGTIAERAAAYNMPGVRVNGKDLFAVYQVAKEAVERARRGEGPTLIEAVTYRDHGHFEGDEQKYKALEGEEKDWADVDALDVFRDYAIEHGLLTEEELDAILEESRKDVEEAIKFAQDSPIPRSESLLEDVFAG is encoded by the coding sequence ATGTCAAATTATAAAGATTTACCACAACAATTGAGCAAAACAAGAAACCAAAGTGCTGTATCAGAGCTAGTAGATTTAAAAGTCTATGATGCTACTGAAGTTGAAGTAGAGCAGGTTTCCAAAGAAAAAGCCAAGACCATGTATAAAACCATGTGGGATATCCGTAATTTTGAGGAAAATACTCGGCGTTTCTTTGCTGCAGGACAGATTCCTGGTTTTGTTCACCTTTATGCTGGAGAGGAAGCGATCGCTACTGGCGTCTGTGCCAATCTGACAGACCAGGACTATATTACCAGTACTCACCGGGGACACGGTCACTGTGTTGCTAAGGGCGGAGATTTAAAGGGAATGATGGCAGAAATTTTTGGCAAGGAGACTGGGCTTGGAAAAGGAAAAGGCGGATCTATGCACATCGCCGATTTGGACAAGGGAATTCTCGGTGCCAATGGTATGGTTGGTGGAGGCTTTGGTCTAGCTACCGGTGCTGCTATGCGCAACAAGTACTTGAAAACCGATAGTGTGGCTGTCTGCTTCTTCGGTGACGGTGCAGCCAATGAAGGAAATTTCCACGAATGTCTCAATATGGCATCAATTTGGAAACTGCCAGTTATCTTTGTCAATGAAAACAACCTCTTTGCAGAATCGACACCGCAATGGTATTCTTCAGCGTCTGGCACCATTGCTGAGAGAGCGGCTGCTTATAATATGCCCGGCGTTCGGGTTAATGGTAAGGATTTATTTGCTGTCTACCAAGTAGCCAAGGAAGCTGTAGAGCGGGCTCGTAGAGGTGAAGGACCTACCTTAATTGAAGCTGTAACATATCGGGATCATGGTCACTTTGAAGGGGATGAGCAGAAGTATAAGGCTTTGGAAGGTGAAGAAAAAGACTGGGCTGATGTGGATGCTCTAGATGTCTTCCGTGACTACGCTATCGAGCATGGCCTCTTGACTGAAGAGGAACTTGATGCCATATTAGAGGAGTCTCGAAAGGATGTGGAAGAAGCTATCAAATTTGCTCAAGACAGTCCGATTCCTCGTTCCGAGTCTCTGCTGGAAGATGTATTTGCTGGTTGA
- the lpdA gene encoding dihydrolipoyl dehydrogenase: MSVYDVLIIGAGPGGYVAAEEAARLGKKVAVVEKKSIGGTCLNVGCIPSKAYLQHGHWLLTMEEARRYGIESKLERIDFEKLVDRKNQVIASLQSGIHASFKSLGIEYIEGQAKFVKDRTFSVNGKEISGKDVILATGSYPFVPPIKGLEQVDYLTTDTFFDLRELSEKLVIIGGGVIAIELAFAMAPLGVEVTVIEVAPEILLTEEVEARHVIQKKLKKMGVMIYQGAQIKEVTGNSVLLENEQVAFDHLLVATGRKPNLELAQDMGLALTERNFVQVDQYYETSKEHVYAIGDLLESYMLAHVASAEGIKAVRAICRRAEEAVDPLGVPRSLYTSPEVASFGLSKEEAEKAGYDVQVQQLPFSYNGRAIAIGETEGYVKLISEKKYHLLLGAVIVGPNGTDLLQNLILLRQAEATLDQVLETVFAHPTTSELIQEVAKRLVQDD, from the coding sequence TTGTCTGTTTATGATGTTTTGATTATCGGTGCTGGACCGGGTGGTTATGTAGCTGCTGAAGAAGCAGCTCGTTTGGGTAAGAAGGTGGCCGTAGTAGAAAAGAAGTCTATCGGCGGAACCTGCCTGAATGTAGGATGTATACCGTCTAAGGCCTATCTCCAGCATGGTCATTGGTTACTGACAATGGAGGAAGCCAGACGTTATGGGATTGAGAGCAAGCTTGAAAGGATTGATTTTGAGAAATTGGTAGACCGAAAGAACCAGGTTATTGCCAGTTTACAATCTGGAATTCATGCTAGCTTTAAGTCTTTAGGCATTGAGTATATAGAAGGTCAGGCCAAGTTTGTCAAAGACCGAACTTTCTCCGTCAATGGTAAAGAAATCAGTGGCAAAGATGTGATTTTGGCTACTGGCAGTTATCCTTTTGTGCCTCCTATCAAGGGATTGGAACAGGTTGACTATCTAACGACGGATACGTTTTTTGACTTGAGGGAGCTTTCTGAGAAGTTAGTCATTATCGGAGGTGGCGTTATCGCAATTGAGCTAGCTTTCGCTATGGCTCCTCTGGGTGTTGAGGTCACTGTTATCGAGGTTGCGCCGGAAATTCTTTTGACTGAAGAAGTAGAAGCGAGGCATGTAATTCAAAAGAAACTAAAAAAAATGGGGGTGATGATTTATCAGGGAGCGCAGATAAAGGAAGTAACTGGTAATTCTGTCTTGCTTGAGAACGAGCAGGTTGCTTTCGACCATCTTTTGGTCGCTACTGGCCGCAAACCAAATCTAGAGCTAGCACAGGATATGGGTTTAGCTTTGACAGAGCGAAATTTTGTCCAGGTGGATCAATACTACGAGACATCAAAAGAGCATGTGTATGCTATTGGTGATCTCTTGGAATCTTATATGCTTGCCCACGTAGCTAGTGCAGAAGGGATAAAGGCTGTAAGAGCTATCTGCCGGAGAGCTGAAGAAGCAGTTGATCCGCTGGGTGTCCCCCGTTCGCTCTACACCAGTCCTGAAGTAGCTTCTTTTGGCCTCAGCAAGGAAGAGGCTGAGAAGGCTGGATATGATGTTCAGGTTCAACAGTTGCCTTTCTCTTATAATGGGCGGGCAATTGCTATAGGTGAGACAGAGGGCTATGTCAAGCTAATCTCAGAAAAGAAATACCATCTTCTACTAGGTGCAGTCATCGTTGGTCCGAACGGTACAGATCTTCTGCAGAATTTGATTTTGCTGAGACAGGCTGAAGCAACGCTGGATCAAGTTCTTGAAACAGTTTTTGCCCATCCTACCACATCAGAACTAATACAAGAGGTCGCTAAAAGACTCGTTCAGGACGATTAA
- a CDS encoding MATE family efflux transporter, which produces MHQTHNLNQRIRLFISIFLPILIYQLANFSASFVDTTMTGQYDTLHLAGVSMATSLWIPFFDLLIGIVSALVPIIGHHLGQGKKEKIASDFYQFIYLSLGLSLILFALVFVGAPLVLSHLGLEPLVEEVAKNYLWYLALGIIPLLLFSTIRSLFDALGLTKLSMYLMLLLLPLNGTFNYALIYGAFGFPEMGGAGAGLGTSLAYWVLLLISLLVAVKHPKVRTYELWKIRPLDKKGFIEGIRLGLPIGGTFFAEVVIFSVVGLVMAKFSSLIIASHQAAMNFSNLMYAFPMSISTSMSIIVSYEIGANRPDDVKKFCKLGRLTALGIAGFTFLFLYIFRDRVAALYGSDTEFIRMTSVFLTYSLFFQLADTFAAPLQGILRGYKDTQVPFYLGLIAYWGVSLPLGLFLDYYTSLGPYGYWIGLIASLVTSGILFQWRLNRLAKNITN; this is translated from the coding sequence ATGCACCAAACTCATAATTTAAATCAGCGGATACGGCTCTTTATTTCTATTTTTTTGCCAATTTTGATCTACCAACTGGCCAATTTTTCTGCTTCATTTGTTGATACGACCATGACTGGTCAGTATGACACCTTGCATCTGGCTGGTGTTTCTATGGCAACTAGTCTTTGGATTCCATTTTTCGACCTGTTGATAGGGATTGTGTCTGCCTTGGTACCCATAATCGGGCACCATTTAGGGCAGGGGAAAAAAGAAAAGATTGCTTCTGATTTTTATCAGTTTATTTATCTTTCTTTGGGGCTATCGCTAATTTTATTTGCCTTGGTATTTGTGGGCGCTCCTCTAGTTTTGTCTCACCTTGGCCTAGAGCCTTTGGTAGAAGAAGTGGCAAAGAACTATCTTTGGTATCTAGCGCTCGGCATTATCCCTCTTTTGCTCTTTAGCACCATTCGTTCTCTGTTTGATGCTCTGGGGTTGACCAAGCTTTCCATGTATCTCATGCTCTTACTTTTACCTTTGAATGGCACTTTTAATTATGCCCTAATCTACGGAGCATTTGGTTTTCCAGAAATGGGCGGAGCTGGAGCCGGACTTGGGACTTCTTTGGCTTATTGGGTTTTGCTTCTCATATCCTTGTTAGTAGCAGTCAAACATCCAAAAGTCCGAACCTATGAGCTGTGGAAGATTCGACCGCTAGATAAAAAGGGCTTCATCGAAGGCATTCGACTTGGACTGCCTATCGGTGGAACTTTTTTTGCAGAAGTTGTGATCTTCTCGGTTGTTGGCTTGGTCATGGCTAAGTTTTCGTCACTAATCATTGCCAGCCATCAGGCGGCCATGAATTTTTCAAACTTAATGTATGCCTTTCCTATGAGTATTTCAACCTCAATGTCTATTATCGTTTCTTATGAAATTGGAGCCAATCGTCCTGACGATGTTAAGAAATTCTGTAAACTTGGGCGGCTGACGGCCTTGGGCATTGCTGGATTTACCTTTCTCTTTCTCTATATCTTCCGCGACCGAGTGGCTGCTCTCTATGGGTCGGATACCGAGTTTATCCGTATGACATCTGTTTTTCTGACCTACAGCCTCTTTTTCCAATTAGCAGATACTTTTGCGGCTCCTTTGCAGGGCATTCTTCGGGGCTACAAGGATACTCAGGTGCCATTTTACTTAGGTTTGATTGCTTATTGGGGAGTTTCGCTGCCTCTGGGGCTCTTCTTAGATTACTATACTAGTTTAGGCCCTTATGGATACTGGATTGGTCTCATTGCCAGCTTGGTGACGAGTGGCATTCTCTTTCAGTGGCGGCTTAATCGTTTGGCTAAAAATATTACAAATTAA
- a CDS encoding xanthine phosphoribosyltransferase has protein sequence MKKLEERILRDGQVLGENILKVDSFLTHQVDFSLMKEIGQVFAEAVKDAGITKVVTIEASGIAPAVYVAEALGLPMIFAKKAKNITMTEGILTAEVYSFTKQVTSTVSIAGKFLNSDDKVLIIDDFLANGQAAKGLITIIEQAGAQVEAVGIVIEKSFQGGRQLLETAGYRVLSLARIAGFDKGQIVFTEADI, from the coding sequence ATGAAAAAATTAGAAGAACGGATTCTCAGAGATGGACAAGTGTTAGGTGAAAATATCCTGAAAGTTGACTCTTTCCTGACTCATCAGGTTGATTTTTCATTGATGAAAGAGATTGGCCAGGTCTTTGCGGAGGCAGTAAAGGATGCAGGAATTACCAAGGTAGTGACCATTGAGGCTTCTGGTATTGCTCCGGCTGTTTACGTAGCAGAGGCACTGGGTCTACCAATGATTTTCGCTAAGAAGGCCAAAAACATCACAATGACAGAAGGGATTTTGACGGCTGAAGTTTATTCTTTTACCAAGCAAGTGACTTCGACCGTTTCGATTGCTGGGAAATTTCTCAACTCTGATGATAAAGTGCTGATTATTGACGATTTCTTGGCGAATGGTCAGGCAGCCAAGGGATTGATCACCATTATTGAGCAAGCAGGAGCCCAGGTTGAGGCAGTTGGCATTGTCATTGAAAAATCGTTTCAGGGTGGCCGTCAACTTTTGGAAACTGCTGGTTATCGTGTCCTTTCTTTGGCGCGAATCGCAGGATTTGATAAAGGGCAGATTGTCTTCACCGAGGCAGATATATAA
- a CDS encoding twin-arginine translocase TatA/TatE family subunit, which yields MGLLKDIGVPGVIIIILGALLIFGPKRLPELGQSIGKMFSEFKKAVNHAGEEEKTENKNEKE from the coding sequence ATGGGACTTTTAAAAGATATCGGAGTACCTGGGGTAATCATTATTATTCTGGGCGCCCTGCTTATTTTCGGACCAAAACGCCTGCCCGAACTGGGACAGTCTATCGGTAAAATGTTTTCAGAATTCAAAAAAGCAGTCAATCATGCTGGAGAAGAAGAAAAGACCGAGAATAAAAACGAAAAAGAGTAA
- the tatC gene encoding twin-arginine translocase subunit TatC, giving the protein MDKKEQTIIEHLTEFRRRFLAVLACFFIVFLASLLFSADIYRWLTSNFEQKLLVLGPDDILWIYISLASLVAFSLTLPFLVYQVWEFVRPALRANEARAVFAYIPATFLCFVLGLAFGFYFVTPAILQVLLSLGEGLFETRLTAQNYLSFVFHTTIPIACLFELPVLVSFLTSIGLLNPKFLVKYRRYAYFILLVLAVVLTPADFISDLSMTVPLILLYEVSTLLSRIIYQRKSTRRN; this is encoded by the coding sequence ATGGATAAAAAAGAGCAGACTATTATTGAGCATTTGACAGAGTTCAGACGACGTTTTCTAGCGGTATTGGCTTGCTTCTTCATAGTTTTTCTGGCCAGCTTGCTTTTTTCGGCTGATATTTATCGATGGCTGACTAGTAATTTTGAGCAGAAGCTGCTGGTACTGGGGCCGGATGATATCCTTTGGATTTATATCAGTCTGGCTAGTCTGGTCGCTTTTTCCCTGACCTTGCCATTTTTGGTTTATCAGGTCTGGGAGTTTGTCCGACCAGCTTTGCGGGCCAATGAAGCTCGGGCTGTTTTCGCTTATATCCCGGCTACCTTTCTCTGTTTTGTTCTGGGGCTGGCTTTCGGCTTTTACTTTGTAACTCCGGCTATTTTGCAGGTCTTACTGTCGCTGGGGGAGGGTCTCTTTGAGACACGGTTAACAGCACAGAATTATCTTAGTTTCGTCTTTCATACCACTATTCCGATTGCTTGCCTTTTTGAGCTGCCAGTTCTTGTGTCCTTTCTGACTTCTATCGGTTTGCTCAATCCGAAATTTTTGGTAAAATATAGACGATACGCTTACTTCATTTTGCTGGTTTTAGCAGTTGTCCTGACACCCGCCGACTTTATCAGCGACTTGTCTATGACAGTGCCTTTGATTTTGCTCTATGAAGTCAGCACCTTGCTCAGTCGCATCATTTATCAAAGAAAATCAACGAGGAGAAATTAA
- a CDS encoding FTR1 family iron permease, whose product MVKNYLNKSLLILGLLLIFLAKPVLADDSYSSLFVKITDAGTAVKLKDQEKAKQLVGEIKTDFERVANHDSAAGQEVSKALDLSGQVTEEKLTQISSALLKFEKEQNPVDLEAEKKKLLSKLEPKFENLQKAISAKDLEATREAYKKMNSTWTTNESVVRDNSTAHYGKVETAISFLRSAIETEPTDFDMIQSSFDDLKAAIDNFVKGEKVQEAAGNLTLKDGIKLLEEALSLFQSGDDKKAAAKMKEFITIWPTIEGDVSVNNPSLYTKVESQTPVIMVKGSEEKYQKQLESLISELSQIDTTASYHFFDAMLILLREGVEALLIVMALITTLKASKMKKGLKWVYAGAASGVLASAVIAALLQFLFPAVASGSNREIIEGAVGIFAVAMMILVGIWLHSKASIEKWNDFMESQMKAVTATGSFISMFALSFLAVFREGAETILFYAGILPRITMTDFLLGIGLAVLVLVLLAFIMSKASGFLKPHSIFFWLTWLIYALAFKMLGVSIHALQLTNILPTHLINGFVTVDWMGIYPSLEVVVSQALFILLVVYVSFKNQKSEQQHG is encoded by the coding sequence TTGGTCAAAAATTATTTGAATAAAAGTCTGTTGATATTAGGCCTTTTGCTGATCTTTTTGGCTAAGCCGGTTTTAGCGGACGATAGCTACAGCAGTCTATTCGTCAAAATTACTGATGCTGGCACTGCCGTCAAGCTGAAGGATCAGGAAAAAGCCAAGCAGCTAGTCGGAGAAATCAAGACTGACTTTGAAAGGGTGGCTAATCACGACTCTGCAGCGGGGCAAGAGGTAAGCAAGGCACTAGACTTATCGGGTCAGGTGACGGAGGAGAAGCTGACACAAATCTCTTCGGCCCTCTTGAAATTCGAGAAAGAGCAGAATCCAGTCGACTTAGAGGCTGAGAAAAAGAAGCTTCTCAGTAAGCTAGAGCCAAAATTTGAAAATCTACAAAAGGCTATTAGTGCTAAGGATTTAGAAGCGACAAGAGAAGCATACAAGAAGATGAATAGCACCTGGACCACCAATGAAAGCGTAGTGCGAGACAACAGCACAGCCCATTACGGCAAGGTAGAAACAGCTATTTCATTCCTGCGCAGTGCCATTGAGACGGAGCCTACTGACTTTGACATGATTCAGTCTTCTTTTGATGATTTGAAGGCCGCTATTGATAATTTTGTCAAAGGTGAGAAAGTCCAAGAAGCTGCTGGCAATCTGACGCTGAAAGATGGAATTAAGCTCCTAGAGGAAGCCTTGAGTCTCTTTCAAAGCGGAGATGATAAAAAGGCTGCTGCCAAGATGAAAGAGTTCATCACCATTTGGCCAACGATAGAAGGAGATGTCAGTGTCAATAACCCTTCGCTTTATACCAAGGTAGAGAGTCAGACGCCTGTTATTATGGTCAAGGGGAGCGAAGAGAAGTATCAAAAGCAGCTAGAATCCTTGATTAGTGAGCTGTCCCAGATTGACACGACAGCTTCCTATCATTTCTTTGATGCTATGCTGATTTTACTGCGTGAGGGTGTAGAAGCGCTCTTAATCGTCATGGCTTTGATAACGACTCTGAAAGCCTCTAAGATGAAAAAAGGACTCAAATGGGTTTATGCCGGCGCAGCAAGTGGAGTTCTAGCCAGCGCTGTGATTGCGGCTTTGTTGCAGTTTCTTTTCCCAGCAGTTGCTTCCGGATCCAATCGTGAAATTATTGAAGGTGCAGTGGGAATTTTCGCTGTCGCCATGATGATATTAGTTGGTATCTGGCTACACAGCAAGGCATCTATTGAGAAATGGAATGACTTTATGGAAAGCCAAATGAAGGCTGTAACAGCCACAGGCAGTTTTATTTCGATGTTTGCTCTTAGCTTTCTGGCAGTTTTCCGTGAAGGAGCTGAGACCATTCTCTTTTATGCAGGAATTCTGCCGCGCATCACTATGACTGATTTCCTTTTGGGAATCGGCTTGGCCGTTCTGGTCTTGGTCTTGCTGGCCTTTATCATGAGCAAGGCGTCTGGTTTTCTCAAGCCACACAGCATTTTCTTCTGGCTGACTTGGCTAATCTACGCCTTGGCGTTTAAAATGCTGGGCGTCAGCATCCATGCCCTTCAGCTGACCAATATCCTACCGACTCACCTAATCAATGGCTTTGTGACAGTGGACTGGATGGGGATTTATCCAAGCCTAGAAGTGGTAGTTAGTCAGGCCCTCTTTATCCTGCTAGTCGTTTATGTTAGCTTTAAAAATCAGAAAAGCGAGCAGCAGCATGGATAA
- the efeB gene encoding iron uptake transporter deferrochelatase/peroxidase subunit, with amino-acid sequence MTNDEKWFNKKMDRREFLKKAGIGGAGLALGVSGASAFFANQAKEDKKFADGEEEISFYGEHQAGITTPMQKNIYFVILDLHTTDRETIVQLFKDWTAYSEKLVDGELVKKDNSNALLPPTDTGETVGLNPYRLTLTFGVSASFLKKMGLSDKRPKAFRDLPPFPKEQLKEKYTGGDIVIQACADDEQVAFHAVRNLVRKGRNAITMRWSQSGFAAIGDRMSTPRNLFGFKDGTANVTKEKDFDKVIWCDSKDWMQGGSYMAVRRIQMFLETWDRTNLQEQENTFGRYKDSGAPFGKKDEFDEVDLDLLPEDSHVRLAKEVDKPIYRRSYSYSDGIDETTGQFDTGLLFLSFQKDPDSFVKVLTNLGAQDKMNEYVTHIGSGLFACFGGVKKGEYLGQKLFE; translated from the coding sequence ATGACAAACGACGAAAAATGGTTTAATAAAAAGATGGATCGTCGTGAATTTCTTAAAAAAGCAGGGATTGGAGGCGCTGGTCTTGCACTGGGTGTCTCTGGTGCATCTGCTTTTTTCGCTAATCAGGCCAAGGAAGATAAGAAATTCGCTGACGGTGAGGAAGAAATCAGCTTCTATGGAGAACATCAGGCTGGTATTACAACTCCGATGCAGAAGAATATCTACTTTGTTATTCTGGATTTGCATACGACAGATAGGGAGACCATTGTCCAGCTCTTCAAGGACTGGACAGCCTATAGCGAGAAGCTGGTAGATGGAGAATTGGTCAAAAAAGATAATTCCAATGCTCTTTTGCCACCCACGGATACTGGAGAAACTGTTGGTCTCAACCCTTATCGACTGACTTTGACCTTTGGGGTCTCAGCCTCTTTTCTGAAAAAAATGGGCTTATCAGACAAACGACCTAAGGCTTTTCGGGATTTGCCGCCTTTTCCAAAGGAGCAGCTTAAAGAAAAATATACTGGTGGCGATATTGTCATCCAAGCCTGTGCAGATGATGAGCAGGTGGCCTTTCATGCGGTCCGCAATCTGGTCCGTAAGGGGAGAAATGCCATCACTATGAGGTGGAGTCAGTCAGGATTTGCTGCTATCGGAGACCGGATGTCAACACCTCGTAATCTCTTTGGATTTAAGGACGGTACAGCCAATGTAACCAAAGAAAAAGACTTCGACAAGGTCATTTGGTGCGATAGCAAGGACTGGATGCAGGGCGGCTCTTACATGGCTGTCCGCCGAATACAGATGTTCCTTGAGACCTGGGACCGGACCAATCTGCAGGAGCAGGAAAACACTTTCGGCCGCTATAAAGATAGCGGAGCGCCTTTTGGCAAGAAAGACGAGTTTGACGAGGTTGACTTGGACCTGCTGCCAGAGGATTCACATGTCCGTCTGGCCAAGGAGGTTGATAAACCCATATACCGCCGGTCTTATTCGTACTCGGATGGGATTGATGAAACTACTGGTCAGTTCGATACAGGACTGCTCTTTCTTTCCTTCCAGAAAGATCCAGATAGCTTTGTCAAAGTTCTGACTAATCTAGGCGCTCAAGATAAGATGAATGAATATGTCACGCATATCGGTAGTGGTTTGTTTGCCTGCTTTGGTGGAGTGAAAAAAGGAGAATACCTTGGTCAAAAATTATTTGAATAA